TTTTCCACGTTGACCATGTTTGCTCGGAAAGAGGGGGTTCAAAGATGCGGATCAAGCGATATCTCGCTTTGCTCATAGTAGTGCTTAGTTGTTCCATGGTGCTCGTCTCCTGTGACGCCATCACCGCTCAGAAGATATCAAGTACAGATTCTGGTTCAAGGGCGAACGGGGGACAGAGCTTTAACGGTGGCCGGGGTAAAGATGGAGGTAGCTCTCCCGGCATGAATGGCGGGACAAGAAGAAACGGCAGCCAAGGTACAGATGGAGGAATTAGCGGGCAAAGTGGGCGACAGTGAACAAATTTCATGAACTTGCCCCAAGCCTACGAAGATTAAGTGTGATAGGATAAGATTACATTTAAATTCCCCGCGGGGGTAAGAAAAGAGAAAAGGGAGCAACATGAGAATCATTATATCGCCTGCTAAGAAGATGAAGATGGATACGGATTTTATGGATTGCCGCCAGATGCCGCAATTCATAAGCGAGTCGCAGACTCTTCTGGCCTTATTACAAAAGTTGAATTATGAAGAAGCCAAATCGCTATGGAAATGCAATGATGCCATCGCCACGCTAAATGTGGAACGGATTCGGGATATGGATGTAACACGGAGTCTTACACCGGCTATCTTTTCTTATGAGGGTATCCAGTACCAGTACATGGCACCTGGGGTACTTCAAATGGAGGAGCTGGAATATCTTCAGCAGCATTTACGGATATTGTCTGGGTTCTATGGAATCGTCCGGCCGTTTGACGGCGTTGTTCCGTACAGGCTGGAGATGCAGGCTAAGCTTAGCGGACCAGGTTTCAAGTCTATCTATGAGTTCTGGAACAGGAAGCTTGCAGATCAGCTATTTTCGGAGACTGACATCATTCTGAATCTGGCCTCCAAGGAATACAGCAAGTGCATCTCCCCGTATGTTGGCGGAAACGTTCGAATGATTAGCTGTGTATTCGGGCAGGAAATCGGCGGTAAGATCGTTGAGAGAGCGACTTTGGTTAAGATGGCCAGAGGTGAAATGGTGCGTTTCATGGCTGAGCGGCAAATCACCTGTGTGGAGGATATCAAAGGCTTCGACGGGTTTGATTTCAGCTTTGCTGAGGAGCTGTCGAATGAGAGTACGTATGTGTTTATACAAAAAAAGAATGAATAGAGTTAGTAGTGCTACGGGTAATCTTGGAGGTGGTTGAACAACCAGCTTCAGGGTTACCTTTATTTTTGATTAGCGAAACTAAATGGGGAATTCTAGTTTTTTAAAGGGGATAGATTGCAGTATAGAGAATAAAGTTCGGATGGAATAAGAACAGGTGAAAGAGGAGGGCTTATGATTTTTAAAAGAGATCCATTGGACAAACAGAGCTTACTTAAAGAATTGGATTCACTAGGCTATTCCGACAGAGTCAAAAAAGTAGCGATATTAGGCCGTGATCATCTTGGATCTGTCCAGTACTCCCAATTACTAGCCTCCTTGCTGGAGGATGGCGTTTATGAAGCACGTCTTGCCTTAATCGGTGCCATTGCAACACATGATGCCCCTATTATTCTGTCAGCCCTGCGGCATCCCATGGCAAGTATCAGAAATACGGCTGCGGGTCTTTTGGCAAAGGTGGCTTCAGATACTGATATTGAACGTGAGCTCCCACATTTATCATATGATTGCCGCCGTAAGCTGCTGCACAGTATTTCACAGATTAACCGTCAGGAATTGGCGGAACGTTTATTGCCTATGGTGTACGCCCGGTGGGGAGCGGAGGAAGCCGCGATTATATTGCAGGCCTGTTATTCGGCAACGGTAAGTAAATGGCTTGCTGATATCGGATATGCCATAAAAGACTGGAAGAAATTATCCAGCCGACATCTTGACGTAGTAGCGGAATACTTTGCAACAACACTGGAAAGCACACCACTCAGGGAAAAAGGCTATGTCTGGTGGAGATTCTCATCAGCTATGGAGATCCTATGCAATCTAAAGGCGGATCTGGTACTTGCGTGTGCGATGAATCATGGACCCGAGGGTATCATACATCCTGCGTTAAAGGAACAACTTGGCACGCTTGTACGCCAAAATCCGAATATAGTGTATCAGCTGCTGACTCGAACGGAGTCGCGGAGCGATCTGATTTCTTATGGTGTGCCTGAAGGTGTTCTAAAAAGAAAAAAATATTTATCCATGGAGCAATGGATTGAGATAGCGAAATTACTCGCAGATCACCCGATGCATTTAGCGAAGTTGCTGCATAATATTGCACCTTCCAACCGCCAAGTGATTTTTGATGCCGTGTATGAAGAAGATAAACGCCAAGACCGTGTTTTTCCGGAAAGATTACTTTATATATTACCGCATGCCTTGCGTGACAAGGAAGCCACCCGGATGCTTGGCCTTCGTGAAATCAATGATGACCGGGAGAGAACAATCAGACTCACCGCTTGCCGTTCTATTCTTCATTCAAGAGCGGGGCTTGAACAAGCAACAAAGGTATCCAGTTCAGAAGAACGTTCCACGGCGCTTATGCAACTGATCAGAAGTACGGTTCTGTCGAGACAGGGTATGCATGAGACTTTGGTATTTTTGGGCCGGATTAGAAATGAGCAAGATCCTGTTCGAGGTTTTGTGTTTAAGGAGCTTTCAGAAAGTCCTGCATCTGTGTTCACCGATGCCCATGTACAAGAACTTACTATGCTTGTTGATAGTGTTATAGATGCCAGAGATACTTCATATGGTACGAAGTTTTCCGTTCAACAACTGGCATTTGCTATTCTCCGGCATAACGCATTAAATCCTCACAGTGAGTTGTTCAAGTTCTCTTTAAATACGATCCGGAAACTGGCCCAGCAGAACGGACAGCTTTCACTTCCATCGTTGGAGAAGAATTTACCCCAAGGAGTAGAAGAGGTCATCTTTGATGAAATCTATACATTAGCTGTACAGGGTAACAAAAGAGAAGACTACAATCTGGTGCTTAGCCTGGCTAGCTCATTTGGTAAAAGAGGTTACGGCATCATAAAACTTCAGAATCTGTTAAAGGAAGCAACGAGGGCAAAGGCAGATTCTACAGCCATACAAGCGGCCAGATACTGGCTTGCGCCTCGTACAACACGTGATGCCAGAGTTAAGGAATTATTAGCTTTAGATAAATCGTATATTACGATCCATGAAGTATTCCAGCATCTGCATCTGAAGCGTCAAGAATGGCTCGATCCTTTTATTTCAGGGGCTGTCATTAAGGGCGAGTTCCTATCAGGCAAAACTATCTATCTTGTGCCGGCCGCGGATGGATTCCACAGATGGCTGCCACGTCAGCAACAAGCATTAAGTGCCTTATTAGAAAAAATTGCATACGATGCCAAACGTAATCTTTGGGAGCGTGCAAGAGTTATTAAGATCATGGCAAGCATGCCTGATCTCGGTTCGGATAGGTTACTTGGGCTTATGCAGGATAAGGAAGTAACTGTAGTAGAAGCTGCACTTCATGCCTTTTCACTTATGGAAGAACCGGAGAAGGCACTTCCCATTCTGCTGGAGAATCTGGATGGGGACCGGGCACGTGTAGCCATGTACTCGATACCTAGATGCATCCGCAGGGTGAATCCGGTGTTACTGGTTACCATGCTGAAAGAGCTTCTGAATCGGGATAAGCTGAAGATCACTGTCAGAAAAGAGGGCATCCGCTTACTGGGTGCTTATAGAAGCGATGACAGCATTCCGCTATTGATGAACGAGTTCGAGAAACCAAATGCACACAAGGATGTAATCATTGCCATAGGGCATGCTGCAAAACAGCTTTTAGATGATGAGCGCGCTTGGGAGATTTTAAGTGCAATGGCTGCTTCATCAGAAAGTGATATCGCAAGAAGCTTGTTATCCCAACAGCCTAATGATCTTCCGCTAGACTATAGACTTCGCTATTTAAAATTAATCATTGAAATCGGAAATCATCCGGATGGGTTTGTCGGCAAGTATGCTTTCAGTTCTATGATGCGGTGGACCAATGGAAATGAAGACATTGTTGCAGCTGCCACCGCTCAGGCTATTATGGATTTGGAAGACAGCAACAGATGGGAATTTGCCATGAACACGCTAATACAAACCTGCCGCGATGGTAAGATCAATGAGGTTGTAATCGGCGTTTGTCAGAAATTAGCTAGTGCGGCGATAAGGGATGAATGGAATGCAACTACCAGTAGAGATTTGCCTCATCGGCAACGTCTCCTGAAACTTATCAACCAGCTGAACGCTTTGCCAACAATCACCCGGGTGCACCTTAAAC
This genomic stretch from Paenibacillus sp. FSL H7-0737 harbors:
- the yaaA gene encoding peroxide stress protein YaaA encodes the protein MRIIISPAKKMKMDTDFMDCRQMPQFISESQTLLALLQKLNYEEAKSLWKCNDAIATLNVERIRDMDVTRSLTPAIFSYEGIQYQYMAPGVLQMEELEYLQQHLRILSGFYGIVRPFDGVVPYRLEMQAKLSGPGFKSIYEFWNRKLADQLFSETDIILNLASKEYSKCISPYVGGNVRMISCVFGQEIGGKIVERATLVKMARGEMVRFMAERQITCVEDIKGFDGFDFSFAEELSNESTYVFIQKKNE